In Nicotiana tabacum cultivar K326 chromosome 19, ASM71507v2, whole genome shotgun sequence, one DNA window encodes the following:
- the LOC142173822 gene encoding protein FAF-like, chloroplastic, which yields MKISTTCISNKKIKSSIRMEEETIAPQLSKPPIIPLPKASKVKQGIVSILGSESERGKSSAPSIRRTFSADMSSKQWLAQNGFFSPMKKIASSKDLAVVSATDHKSFDVWSSILSKKKDDDDMSNLETPYIHPLVKRSTSSLSEKSLEICTESLGSETGSDSFSSYTPSETGDVEEEEKDEQQQQYCSQSFEELRVVKYNYSKKSSSFPKSFPPPIPSLARGDNKPSLHMKSQRQDGRLILEAISIPPRNLFRAHRHDGRLLLTFIDDSTPTSSSKSEMEDYGEEFDEVFDDIDDQTSQFDDKSIDCPEQEEEEIENEIIVTEQKPRLSSGVINMKNLVPWSNKFNKVIDLTSSVGSTELVEKLSQITTIPQSLPTQLIPSPPPPTVASGSATFNAYEYFWRKKPTVVSIANSPIVATKCNNFLATNSTATKAKSTTNIAAFEQQDLVLMRGNNKTNMNYLVPLQRGCKEAKRSLLIWEPYCIATS from the coding sequence ATGAAGATATCAACAACTTGTATAAGCAACAAGAAAATCAAGTCATCTATAAGAATGGAAGAAGAAACAATTGCACCACAATTGAGTAAACCACCAATAATACCTTTGCCTAAGGCAAGTAAAGTGAAACAAGGGATAGTGTCAATTCTTGGATCAGAATCTGAAAGAGGAAAATCAAGTGCACCCTCAATTAGAAGAACATTTTCAGCTGATATGTCCTCTAAACAATGGCTAGCACAAAATGGATTTTTTTCTCCTATGAAAAAAATTGCTTCATCAAAAGATCTTGCTGTTGTTTCTGCTACTGATCATAAATCATTTGATGTTTGGAGCTCAATTTTGTCGAAAAAGAAAGATGATGATGACATGTCGAATCTTGAAACTCCTTATATTCATCCTCTTGTTAAAAGATCAACTAGTTCTTTGAGTGAAAAAAGTCTTGAAATTTGTACTGAAAGTCTTGGATCGGAGACTGGCTCTGATAGCTTTTCCTCCTACACTCCTTCTGAAACCGGAGATGTAGAAGAGGAGGAAAAAGACGAACAACAACAGCAATACTGCTCGCAATCCTTTGAGGAATTGCGAGttgtaaaatataattatagCAAGAAATCATCTTCTTTTCCTAAATCTTTTCCTCCTCCAATTCCTTCCTTGGCTAGAGGGGACAACAAGCCTTCCCTTCACATGAAATCTCAACGCCAAGATGGTAGATTGATTCTTGAAGCTATATCTATTCCTCCTCGAAATCTTTTTCGTGCCCATCGCCACGATGGTCGCCTTCTTCTCACCTTCATTGATGATAGTACTCCTACTTCATCATCAAAATCGGAGATGGAGGATTATGGGGAAGAATTTGATGAAGTGTTCGACGATATTGATGATCAAACATCTCAATTTGATGACAAGAGTATTGATTGTCctgaacaagaagaagaagagatagaAAATGAGATCATTGTGACGGAGCAAAAGCCAAGATTATCAAGTGGGGTGATAAATATGAAGAATCTTGTACCATGGTCTAACAAGTTTAATAAAGTTATCGACTTAACGAGTTCTGTAGGTTCAACTGAACTGGTGGAGAAGCTAAGTCAGATAACCACAATTCCTCAGTCACTCCCAACTCAGCTAATTCCATCTCCACCACCACCGACCGTGGCCTCGGGCTCGGCAACTTTCAATGCCTATGAGTATTTTTGGAGGAAGAAGCCAACAGTTGTAAGCATTGCCAACAGTCCCATAGTTGCAACAAAATGCAACAACTTTCTTGCAACCAATAGTACTGCTACCAAAGCCAAGAGTACAACAAACATAGCAGCATTTGAGCAGCAAGACTTGGTTTTAATGAGAGGGAAcaacaaaacaaatatgaactATTTGGTACCTTTGCAAAGAGGATGCAAAGAGGCAAAGAGGTCTTTACTAATTTGGGAGCCTTATTGCATTGCCACCTCTTGA